A single genomic interval of Arthrobacter methylotrophus harbors:
- the bcp gene encoding thioredoxin-dependent thiol peroxidase, with translation MAERLIPGDTAPDFTLKDHHGHEVALASYRGRNTVIYFYPAASTPACAQQACDFRDSLAVLQDAGYEVLGVSPDPVKDLEKFAAEESLTFPLLSDEGHHVADAYAAWGEKKNYGRTYQGLIRSTIVVDPDGKVAVAQYNVRATGHVGKLLRDLKLNNK, from the coding sequence TTGGCCGAACGACTTATTCCGGGTGATACCGCCCCCGATTTCACCCTGAAGGACCATCATGGCCACGAGGTCGCCCTGGCCTCTTATCGTGGCCGCAATACAGTCATCTACTTCTACCCGGCGGCATCCACCCCGGCATGTGCACAACAGGCTTGTGATTTCCGCGACTCCCTGGCAGTCCTGCAGGATGCCGGTTACGAGGTCCTTGGGGTCTCTCCGGACCCGGTGAAGGATCTGGAAAAGTTCGCGGCCGAGGAATCACTGACGTTTCCCCTCCTGTCGGACGAAGGGCATCACGTGGCCGACGCGTATGCGGCGTGGGGCGAAAAGAAGAACTACGGCCGCACTTACCAAGGGCTGATCCGCTCAACCATCGTTGTCGACCCCGACGGCAAGGTGGCGGTGGCGCAGTACAACGTGCGGGCTACCGGCCATGTCGGAAAGCTCCTCAGGGACCTCAAGCTCAACAACAAGTAG
- a CDS encoding ABC transporter substrate-binding protein, producing the protein MVSSKLRRVTLQIGAGLLAVALASCTANPGPAPSTSAGSGTQAEPSKTFNFGTPSMPLGLDPALTNDSESYRVTRQVMEGLVGVDASTGQPTPLLATAWSQGNDGLSYDFTLRSKVTFQDGTAFDAAAVCSNFNRWFNFPATLRQQAPGIPFKSVFKSFSDEPSLSIFKNCKVVSGDHVQINLSKPFTGFLQALTLPAFAMSSPKALSDGNANVLDKKLGGQPASSYASHPVGTGPYAFSSWTADRITLTSYKGYWGDRGEIATVNFIPFDYPQARLQALLAGTIDGYDLVTAGTFDQLVRKGMQIVQRDPFSVMYLGMNESVAPLQNLGVRQAIEMAIDKDTIIHKFFIDNTSPASQFVPPKLSGFNNNAPSLGYDPGKAKELLAKSGYKGEELKFYYPLNVTRAYLPTPEKIYAEISAELTAIGLNIKPVPVNWDDGYLEKVQSPGDHALHLLGWNGAYSDPDNFVGTLFGDNNGEFGYSDPQVFSKIDRARGLPDGSDRNSQYQTINAQIAATVPAVPIAFPISALALSDRVEKYPASPVLNEVFTNVRLKS; encoded by the coding sequence GTGGTAAGCAGCAAGCTTCGCCGAGTTACGCTCCAAATCGGCGCAGGCCTTCTGGCCGTGGCTTTGGCCTCGTGCACAGCCAATCCAGGACCTGCTCCGTCAACATCGGCCGGAAGCGGCACCCAGGCGGAGCCGAGCAAGACCTTCAACTTCGGCACTCCGTCGATGCCCCTGGGACTCGACCCTGCCCTGACGAACGACTCGGAGTCGTATCGCGTCACCCGGCAAGTGATGGAAGGCCTTGTGGGAGTCGACGCCTCCACCGGCCAGCCAACTCCTCTGCTGGCCACAGCGTGGTCGCAAGGGAATGACGGACTCAGCTACGATTTCACGCTGCGGTCAAAGGTCACCTTCCAGGACGGAACCGCGTTTGATGCAGCCGCCGTGTGTAGTAACTTCAATCGTTGGTTCAACTTCCCGGCAACCCTTCGCCAGCAGGCACCAGGGATCCCCTTCAAGAGCGTCTTCAAGTCCTTCTCGGACGAACCATCGCTGTCAATCTTCAAGAACTGCAAGGTTGTCTCTGGCGACCACGTCCAAATCAACCTGAGCAAGCCCTTCACCGGCTTCCTTCAAGCCCTGACCCTGCCTGCTTTCGCCATGTCTTCCCCAAAAGCCTTGTCTGACGGCAATGCCAACGTCCTGGACAAAAAGCTGGGAGGACAGCCGGCGTCGTCCTATGCTTCCCACCCGGTGGGTACAGGTCCCTACGCCTTCTCTTCGTGGACCGCAGACCGGATCACACTCACTAGCTACAAGGGATACTGGGGAGACCGTGGAGAGATAGCCACGGTCAATTTCATTCCCTTCGATTATCCGCAGGCCCGCCTCCAAGCCCTGCTTGCCGGCACCATCGACGGATACGACCTCGTCACCGCCGGTACCTTCGATCAACTGGTCAGGAAGGGGATGCAAATCGTCCAACGGGACCCGTTCTCTGTGATGTACCTCGGCATGAACGAGTCCGTGGCGCCCCTTCAGAACCTTGGCGTGCGCCAGGCCATAGAGATGGCCATCGACAAGGACACCATCATCCACAAGTTCTTCATCGACAACACCTCTCCGGCGTCTCAATTCGTCCCACCCAAGCTGAGCGGCTTCAACAACAACGCCCCGTCCTTGGGATATGACCCCGGCAAGGCGAAGGAGCTGCTCGCCAAATCCGGCTACAAAGGCGAGGAACTCAAGTTCTACTACCCGCTCAACGTCACCCGCGCCTACCTTCCCACTCCGGAGAAGATCTACGCGGAGATCAGTGCGGAGCTCACGGCCATCGGGCTGAACATCAAGCCAGTGCCTGTGAACTGGGATGACGGCTACCTCGAGAAGGTCCAATCCCCGGGGGACCATGCACTTCATTTGCTCGGCTGGAACGGCGCCTACTCGGACCCGGACAACTTCGTTGGCACCCTTTTCGGTGACAACAACGGCGAGTTCGGTTACAGCGATCCGCAGGTCTTTTCAAAAATCGACCGTGCACGGGGGCTCCCCGACGGCTCGGACCGCAATTCGCAGTACCAGACCATCAACGCCCAGATCGCTGCCACCGTCCCGGCAGTCCCGATTGCCTTCCCCATTTCGGCTTTGGCCCTGTCCGACCGTGTTGAAAAGTACCCCGCGTCGCCTGTCTTAAACGAAGTTTTTACAAACGTTCGTCTGAAGTCTTGA
- a CDS encoding malate:quinone oxidoreductase produces the protein MTFISKTHHADVVLIGGGIMSATLGAFIKQLEPNWTISLFERLDEAGLESSGPWNNAGTGHAALCELNYSPAAKDGSVDPSKALHINEQFQLSRQFWSHLVDNKLIGSPKGFINTVPHMSFVIGDKHADFLKNRYEALKPNALFRSMEYTEDQAQIAKWAPLIVKGRDAKQRVAATRAAEGTDVDFGALTRELTGYLAGNGVEVNHGHNVTNVRKASDGGWDLSLKHPASGEHGQIHAKFVFVGAGGGALHLLQASGIPESKGYGGFPVSGQFFRCTDEAIARQHSAKVYGQASVGAPPMSVPHLDTRYVAGKRSLLFGPYAGFSTNFLKTSSYLDLPLSIRPGNIIPMLAVAKDNMDLTAYLIKEVAKRHDAKVESLREYYPQADGGNWELITAGQRVQIIKKDSKKGGVLQFGTEVITARDGSIGALLGASPGASTAVPIMIEMLQRSFPKNFKGWQSKLKEMMPGYGVRLNENPELAAELEASTARSLQLEAADAVQH, from the coding sequence GTGACCTTCATTTCCAAGACACACCACGCTGACGTCGTCCTTATTGGGGGCGGGATCATGAGCGCCACCCTGGGTGCGTTCATCAAGCAGCTCGAACCCAACTGGACCATCTCCCTCTTTGAGCGACTCGACGAAGCCGGCCTGGAAAGCTCCGGACCGTGGAACAACGCGGGAACCGGACACGCCGCGCTGTGTGAGCTTAATTACTCGCCTGCAGCAAAAGACGGCTCTGTTGACCCGTCCAAGGCCCTCCATATCAACGAGCAATTCCAGCTTTCCCGGCAGTTCTGGTCCCATCTGGTGGACAACAAGTTGATCGGCTCCCCCAAGGGTTTCATCAACACCGTTCCACACATGAGCTTCGTCATCGGCGACAAGCACGCGGACTTCCTCAAGAACCGCTACGAGGCCCTCAAGCCCAACGCACTCTTCCGCAGCATGGAATACACGGAAGACCAAGCCCAGATCGCCAAGTGGGCTCCACTGATCGTCAAGGGACGCGACGCCAAGCAGCGCGTTGCCGCCACCCGCGCAGCGGAAGGCACCGACGTCGACTTCGGCGCCTTGACCCGCGAACTGACCGGCTACCTCGCCGGCAACGGCGTTGAAGTCAACCATGGCCACAACGTCACCAATGTCCGCAAAGCGTCCGACGGCGGCTGGGACCTTTCCCTCAAGCACCCCGCCTCCGGCGAACATGGCCAGATCCACGCCAAGTTCGTCTTTGTCGGCGCCGGCGGCGGAGCGCTGCATCTGCTGCAGGCCTCGGGCATCCCGGAGAGCAAGGGCTACGGTGGTTTCCCCGTATCCGGGCAATTCTTCCGCTGCACCGACGAGGCAATCGCCCGCCAGCACAGCGCCAAGGTCTATGGCCAGGCTTCCGTGGGCGCCCCGCCCATGTCCGTGCCCCACCTGGACACCCGCTACGTTGCCGGCAAGCGTTCCCTGCTTTTTGGCCCGTACGCCGGTTTCTCCACCAACTTCCTGAAGACCAGCAGCTATTTGGACCTGCCGCTATCCATCCGCCCGGGCAACATCATCCCGATGTTGGCCGTGGCCAAGGACAACATGGACTTGACCGCTTACTTGATCAAGGAAGTGGCCAAGCGCCACGACGCCAAGGTGGAGTCCCTCCGCGAGTACTACCCCCAGGCCGACGGCGGCAACTGGGAACTGATCACCGCGGGCCAGCGCGTCCAGATCATCAAGAAGGACTCCAAGAAGGGCGGCGTGCTGCAGTTCGGCACGGAAGTCATCACGGCTCGCGACGGTTCCATCGGCGCACTGCTCGGCGCCTCCCCCGGAGCCTCCACCGCCGTCCCCATCATGATCGAGATGCTTCAGCGGTCCTTCCCGAAGAATTTCAAGGGCTGGCAGTCCAAGCTCAAGGAAATGATGCCAGGGTACGGGGTCAGGCTGAACGAAAATCCGGAACTCGCCGCCGAGCTGGAAGCCAGTACTGCCCGTTCGCTGCAACTTGAGGCTGCGGACGCCGTTCAGCATTAG
- a CDS encoding efflux RND transporter permease subunit, whose protein sequence is MFRLAKLSLANRALIALITVFAAVFGVITMSSLKQELIPSIEFPQISVITAMPGASPEVVDKQLSRPLETALNSVEGLESTTSTSRNGVSQITMVFTYGSNLDRARNQIDRAISNAKRVLPADVEPQSFAGSISDFPIVYLAVSSDKPLSELNTDLQRLSVPRLQKLDGVRSADVTGGATQHILIQPNVQAMAASGATVQSLTNALKNNGTLVPAGTIEDQGKTLSLQIGSPVDSLDVVKGLPLTGAKAGTTISSVADVSIQDDAATSITRTNGKPTLALSVTKKPDGDTVAISHAVKDSIAQMEAELGANAHFTPVFDQAPYIEKSIKDLTTEGLLGLGFAVAVILVFLMSVRSTLVTAVSIPLSLLITFIGISATHYSLNILTLGALTIAIGRVVDDSIVVIENIKRHLSYGEHKLAAILNSIREVAGAITASTLTTVAVFLPIAFVGNLAGELFRPFALTVTIALLSSLLVSLTIVPVLAYWFLKSPAAGAAGADDSRTGDAVAAAHEAEQRSRLQRGYLPILAKTQKHPVMTIVAAVLVLGGTAAMSPLLATDLLGDSGQNSMTVRQVLPAGTSLEQTSAAAAQVESVLHGIDGIKDIQVTSGNAQTGFAALTSSGASNSTFTVVTDDKADQQKLQDTVRSRLAGASAAGKVTVGAQQGGLGTSSTVDITINAASSADLKTASDAVVNAMDGVPGSSEVATNLDASQSVVQVKVDRAKAVAAGLNEEQVAGVLASTVSPVPAGTVRIETTDFPVQIGEGTHFSSIADVRAIKLPTPGGPVPLSSIASVDQVDTPVSITSSDGQRSAKVTVTPSGSNLGAVSTAVTDRLKAVQLPAGVTAAIGGATTQQADSFQQLGLALLAAIAIVYVIMVAAFKSLIQPLILLVSVPFAATGAIALLLVTGVPLGLPALIGMLMLVGIVVTNAIVLIDLINQYRKPHGGTPGMSVAEAITHGARQRLRPILMTALATVFALTPMALGLTGGGGFISRPLAIVVIGGLVSSTALTLVLVPVLYKLVEGRREKKALLKALTQRPDVAGHGDADHGVAGHGDADHLDWTTGMIPRVTGRRAASGPAE, encoded by the coding sequence ATGTTCCGTCTGGCAAAGCTTTCACTGGCGAACAGGGCGTTGATCGCGCTGATCACCGTTTTCGCTGCGGTGTTCGGCGTGATCACGATGTCCTCGCTCAAGCAGGAACTTATCCCCTCGATCGAGTTCCCGCAGATTTCGGTGATCACGGCAATGCCGGGCGCGTCTCCGGAAGTTGTCGACAAGCAACTCAGCCGCCCCCTGGAAACGGCGTTGAACAGTGTCGAGGGCCTCGAATCGACCACGTCGACATCGCGGAACGGCGTCTCGCAGATCACTATGGTGTTCACCTACGGTTCGAACCTGGACCGGGCACGCAATCAAATCGATCGCGCCATCTCCAACGCCAAACGTGTCCTGCCGGCCGACGTCGAGCCGCAGTCCTTCGCGGGAAGCATCAGCGACTTCCCGATCGTGTACTTGGCCGTTTCGTCGGACAAGCCGCTGAGTGAGTTGAACACGGACTTGCAGCGGCTTAGTGTTCCCCGACTCCAAAAGCTCGACGGCGTGCGGAGCGCTGACGTGACCGGTGGCGCTACTCAGCACATCCTGATCCAACCCAATGTCCAGGCCATGGCCGCGAGCGGCGCCACGGTCCAGTCGCTGACGAATGCCCTGAAGAACAACGGGACGCTGGTCCCGGCTGGAACCATTGAGGACCAGGGCAAGACGCTTTCCCTTCAAATCGGCAGCCCGGTGGACTCCCTCGACGTCGTCAAGGGCTTGCCGCTCACCGGCGCGAAGGCCGGAACCACAATCAGCTCCGTTGCCGACGTGAGCATCCAGGACGACGCCGCAACCTCGATTACCCGGACCAACGGGAAGCCGACGCTGGCCCTGTCCGTCACGAAGAAGCCCGACGGCGATACCGTTGCCATTTCGCACGCCGTCAAGGATTCCATCGCCCAGATGGAGGCAGAACTCGGCGCCAATGCGCATTTCACTCCGGTATTCGACCAGGCGCCATACATCGAAAAGTCCATCAAGGACCTCACCACGGAGGGCCTTCTTGGACTCGGCTTCGCCGTGGCAGTCATCTTGGTGTTCCTCATGTCGGTGCGCTCCACGCTGGTGACAGCAGTATCGATTCCCTTGTCGCTGCTGATCACGTTCATCGGAATATCAGCGACCCACTACTCGCTCAACATCCTCACCCTCGGCGCTTTGACCATTGCGATAGGCCGGGTGGTGGACGACTCGATCGTCGTGATTGAGAACATCAAGCGGCACCTCAGTTACGGAGAGCACAAGCTCGCGGCGATCCTCAATTCCATCCGGGAAGTTGCCGGGGCCATCACGGCATCCACGCTGACCACGGTTGCCGTCTTCCTGCCGATCGCTTTTGTGGGCAACCTGGCGGGCGAATTGTTCCGGCCCTTTGCCTTGACGGTGACGATCGCTTTGCTGTCCTCGTTGCTCGTGTCCCTCACCATCGTCCCGGTACTGGCCTACTGGTTCCTCAAGTCGCCGGCCGCCGGCGCTGCGGGAGCCGACGATTCCCGCACCGGCGATGCGGTTGCCGCCGCGCACGAAGCCGAGCAACGCAGCCGGCTGCAGCGCGGCTATTTGCCTATCCTTGCCAAAACCCAGAAACACCCGGTCATGACGATCGTCGCTGCGGTCCTTGTGTTAGGCGGAACAGCAGCTATGTCGCCATTGTTGGCCACTGACTTGTTGGGCGACTCCGGGCAGAACAGCATGACCGTGCGCCAGGTGCTACCGGCGGGCACCAGCCTCGAACAAACCAGCGCTGCCGCTGCGCAAGTGGAATCCGTCCTGCACGGGATCGATGGCATTAAGGACATCCAGGTAACCTCAGGCAACGCCCAGACCGGTTTCGCCGCACTCACCTCGAGCGGCGCATCCAACTCGACGTTCACAGTGGTGACTGACGACAAAGCTGACCAGCAAAAGCTGCAGGATACGGTGCGGTCCCGCCTCGCCGGTGCTTCGGCTGCAGGCAAGGTCACGGTGGGTGCCCAACAGGGTGGTTTGGGCACCTCATCCACGGTCGACATCACCATTAACGCGGCGAGCTCCGCGGATCTGAAGACCGCAAGCGATGCGGTAGTGAATGCCATGGACGGCGTCCCCGGGAGTTCGGAGGTAGCCACGAACCTGGATGCCAGCCAGTCCGTGGTCCAAGTAAAGGTTGACCGCGCCAAAGCCGTGGCAGCCGGACTGAACGAAGAGCAGGTCGCCGGTGTCTTGGCGTCCACGGTCAGTCCCGTCCCCGCGGGCACTGTCCGCATCGAGACGACGGACTTCCCCGTACAGATCGGCGAAGGCACGCATTTCAGCAGCATCGCCGATGTCAGGGCCATCAAGCTCCCGACGCCGGGAGGGCCGGTTCCGCTGTCCAGCATCGCTTCCGTGGATCAAGTTGACACACCAGTGTCCATCACCAGCAGCGACGGCCAGCGAAGCGCGAAGGTGACTGTCACGCCGTCGGGCTCCAACCTCGGTGCCGTCAGCACGGCAGTCACTGACCGGCTGAAAGCAGTCCAGCTCCCGGCAGGCGTCACCGCCGCCATCGGGGGTGCGACGACGCAGCAGGCGGACTCGTTCCAGCAGCTCGGCCTGGCGCTCCTGGCCGCCATCGCCATCGTCTACGTCATCATGGTGGCCGCGTTCAAGTCCCTCATCCAGCCACTCATCTTGTTGGTGTCCGTGCCTTTTGCGGCCACGGGCGCCATTGCCCTGCTCCTGGTGACCGGTGTGCCGCTCGGACTTCCTGCCCTGATCGGCATGCTGATGTTGGTGGGGATCGTGGTGACCAATGCGATTGTCCTGATCGACCTCATCAACCAGTACCGTAAACCACACGGTGGCACCCCTGGAATGAGCGTGGCCGAAGCTATCACCCATGGCGCCCGGCAGCGGCTGCGTCCCATCCTCATGACTGCGCTCGCAACCGTCTTCGCTTTGACGCCCATGGCTTTGGGCCTCACGGGGGGCGGCGGTTTCATTTCGCGGCCGCTGGCGATTGTGGTTATCGGCGGCCTTGTCTCCTCGACGGCGCTGACGCTGGTCCTGGTACCTGTCCTCTACAAGCTGGTCGAAGGCCGGCGGGAGAAGAAGGCGCTGCTCAAGGCACTCACGCAACGCCCCGACGTCGCTGGCCACGGCGATGCAGACCACGGTGTAGCAGGCCACGGCGATGCAGACCACTTGGACTGGACCACGGGAATGATCCCCCGCGTCACCGGGCGGCGGGCCGCCTCCGGCCCCGCCGAGTAG
- a CDS encoding MarR family winged helix-turn-helix transcriptional regulator: MPDMERWPTGRLLSTAARLVEHAWNEKLRGMGLTHAGVIVMEVLAVKGPTTQSMLAQIVRVQAQTMGKTLTRLETHGHISRTRSISDRRSQVVSLTEAGERTLGLATQLEGEVLAPVPVDTAKLRRELQALVRELANSGSSAVVHDIVAVAAPGEVSD; the protein is encoded by the coding sequence ATGCCTGATATGGAACGGTGGCCCACCGGGCGCCTGCTGTCCACAGCGGCGCGGCTCGTGGAGCACGCTTGGAACGAGAAACTGCGCGGTATGGGGCTGACTCACGCCGGAGTCATTGTCATGGAAGTCCTTGCCGTAAAGGGACCCACCACCCAATCCATGCTCGCCCAGATTGTTCGCGTGCAGGCGCAGACGATGGGCAAGACGCTCACCAGGTTGGAGACCCACGGCCATATCAGCCGTACGCGCAGCATCTCGGACCGTCGAAGCCAGGTGGTCAGCCTGACCGAAGCGGGGGAGCGTACACTCGGGCTCGCCACGCAATTGGAAGGTGAAGTGCTTGCGCCTGTTCCGGTGGATACGGCCAAACTGCGGCGGGAACTCCAGGCTTTGGTGCGTGAGCTGGCAAACAGTGGTTCCTCGGCCGTTGTACATGACATTGTCGCAGTCGCGGCGCCCGGGGAAGTCTCCGACTGA